A region of Salvelinus alpinus chromosome 6, SLU_Salpinus.1, whole genome shotgun sequence DNA encodes the following proteins:
- the LOC139577504 gene encoding acyl-CoA Delta-6 desaturase-like, which translates to MGGGGQQTESSEPAKGDRGGGGGGRGGSAVYTWEEVQRHSHRGDQWLVIDRKVYNITQWAKRHPGGIRVISHFAGEDATDAFSAFHPDPHFVRKFLKPLLIGELATTEPSQDHGKNAALVQDFQALRDRVESEGLLRARLLFFSLYLGHILLLEALALGLLWVWGTSWSLTLLCSLMLATSQAQASWLQHDFGHLSVFKKSSWNHVLQKFVIGHLKGASANWWNHRHFQHHAKPNVFSKDPDVNSLHVFVLGDKQPVEYGVKKLKYMPYHHQHQYFFLIGPPLLIPVYFHIQILRTMFLRQDWVDLAWSMSFYLRFFCCYYPFFGFFGSVALISFVRFLESHWFVWVTQMNHLPMEMDHERHQDWLTMQLSATCNIEQSTFNDWFSGHLNFQIEHHLFPTMPRHNYHLVAPLVRALCEKHGVPYQVKTLQKGITDVFRSLKKSGDLWLDAYLHK; encoded by the exons ATGGGGGGCGGAGGCCAGCAGACGGAGTCAAGCGAGCCGGCCAAGGGTGacaggggtggagggggaggagggcgagGTGGCAGTGCAGTCTACACCTGGGAAGAGGTCCAGAGGCACTCCCACAGAGGCGACCAGTGGTTGGTCATCGACAGGAAGGTCTATAATATTACCCAGTGGGCGAAGAGACACCCGGGGGGCATCAGGGTCATCAGTCACTTTGCCGGAGAAGATGCCACG GACGCATTTTCCGCATTCCATCCTGATCCTCATTTTGTCAGGAAGTTTCTGAAGCCGTTGCTGATTGGAGAGCTGGCAACGACAGAGCCCAGCCAGGACCATGGGAAAAAT GCAGCACTAGTGCAGGACTTCCAGGCCTTGCGCGACCGTGTGGAGAGTGAGGGCCTCCTCCGTGCCCGCCTCCTGTTCTTCAGCCTCTACCTGGGCCACATCCTGCTACTAGAGGCCCTGGCTTTGGGCCTGCTCTGGGTCTGGGGGACCAGCTGGAGCCTCACACTGCTCTGTTCCCTCATGCTGGCCACGTCTCAG gcCCAGGCTAGCTGGCTCCAGCATGACTTCGGCCACCTGTCAGTCTTCAAGAAATCCAGTTGGAATCACGTACTGCAGAAGTTTGTCATTGGACACCTAAAG GGTGCCTCTGCTAACTGGTGGAACCATCGTCACTTCCAGCACCACGCTAAGCCCAACGTGTTTAGTAAAGATCCTGATGTCAACTCACTGCATGTCTTCGTCCTGGGAGACAAACAGCCTGTAGAG TATGGTGTAAAGAAGTTGAAGTACATGCCCTACCATCACCAACACCAGTACTTCTTCCTCA TTGGACCTCCACTACTTATTCCAGTGTATTTCCACATCCAGATATTGCGGACCATGTTTTTACGTCAGGACTGGGTG GATCTGGCGTGGTCGATGAGTTTCTACCTTCGCTTCTTCTGCTGTTACTATCCCTTCTTTGGTTTCTTTGGCTCAGTAGCATTGATCAGCTTCGTCAG GTTTTTGGAAAGCCACTGGTTTGTGTGGGTGACCCAGATGAATCACCTTCCTATGGAGATGGATCACGAGAGACACCAGGACTGGCTCACCATGCAG TTGAGTGCTACTTGCAACATTGAACAGTCAACCTTCAACGACTGGTTCAGTGGACACCTCAACTTTCAGATTGAACACCA tCTGTTTCCTACCATGCCCCGTCATAACTACCACCTGGTGGCTCCTCTGGTTCGTGCTCTGTGTGAAAAACATGGAGTTCCCTATCAGGTCAAGACCTTGCAGAAAGGCATCACTGATGTTTTCAG GTCACTGAAGAAGTCAGGGGATCTGTGGTTGGATGCATATCTTCATAAATAA